One Candidatus Margulisiibacteriota bacterium DNA window includes the following coding sequences:
- a CDS encoding helix-turn-helix domain-containing protein — protein sequence MFKNNSGLSAPLRQLIATRIRDLMRRQGLTTETAALNMGLEYSNFYYIVRGKKTPRLETLLKIADGLNVRPEYFLNDLPKQNSAAKVSSLKFNILKEIDKLKLPEQAFLLNVLKLRNARGKLT from the coding sequence ATGTTCAAAAACAATTCCGGCCTCAGCGCTCCTTTGCGCCAGTTGATCGCCACCAGGATCCGCGACTTAATGCGGCGGCAGGGTCTGACCACCGAGACAGCCGCGCTGAATATGGGGTTGGAATATTCTAATTTTTATTACATCGTCCGCGGCAAGAAAACACCCAGACTAGAGACCTTGCTCAAGATCGCCGACGGCTTAAATGTGCGGCCGGAGTATTTTCTCAATGATCTGCCCAAACAAAACTCCGCGGCCAAAGTCAGCTCTCTTAAATTCAACATTCTTAAAGAGATCGACAAGCTCAAACTGCCCGAGCAGGCTTTTCTGCTGAATGTTTTAAAACTCCGCAATGCCCGAGGAAAACTTACCTGA
- a CDS encoding ATP-dependent Clp protease ATP-binding subunit, which produces MFSRFTEKAIQIIITAQEAAREFSSESLGTDHLLLSLLESADKNDIINKVLAKININRGELIDDLEEIISNKAKPVVPDNIPFTPQVKRALGYAWEEARQLGHSSVSVEHLFLALLRDPDSVVAKVLGARNVALMVAKNAVLSLLGPEVKTSGTEYKKPVDTPLLNEFARDLTNLALNNKLDPVVGREREIERIVQILSRRTKNNPVLTGDAGVGKTAIVEGLAQRILQKEVPKNLLGKRVVTLDLGLIVAGTKYRGEFEDRMKKLLAEVKKAGNVIMFVDELHTMVGTGSTEGSLDVANMFKPAMARGEVQIIGATTLDEYRKYIEDDSALERRFQSVLVDPPSSEETLKILQGIIGRYEEYHEVKFSLESLEAAVSLSVRYITDRQLPDKAIDLIDEAAARVILKGKKTVVSAEDIAEIVALWKGIPVTQVSKNEAERLLTMEAELKKRIIGQDEAIAALVKAIKRGKAGLKDPKRPIGSFIFLGASGVGKTELAKALAEFMFGQQENMVRIDMSEYTEKHTVSRLVGAPPGYIGHDEGGQLTEPVRRRPYSVVLFDEIEKAATEVHNILLQIMDDGILTDSNGRKVDFKNTIVIMTSNVGTQALKKDTTFGFIAGDDRSKRSYEKIKETVLGELKNAFPPEFLNRLDDTIVFRMLDKDDLQKIVRIMLADLNKRLTNHNLTLEISDAAADFLVEKGFVENQGARPLRRIIQDQVENALADKLLSREIAENSNVSIDAQDKVLIFTAGKKVSRPRRKKLAPA; this is translated from the coding sequence ATGTTTTCGAGATTCACAGAAAAAGCGATACAGATCATCATTACCGCGCAGGAAGCGGCGCGGGAGTTTTCCAGCGAGTCGCTGGGCACCGATCATTTACTGCTGTCCCTGCTGGAGTCCGCCGACAAAAATGACATTATCAACAAAGTGCTGGCCAAAATAAATATCAACCGCGGCGAATTGATCGACGATTTGGAGGAGATAATTTCCAACAAAGCCAAGCCGGTCGTGCCGGACAATATCCCGTTTACGCCGCAGGTCAAACGTGCGCTTGGTTACGCCTGGGAAGAGGCGCGGCAGCTGGGACATTCTTCGGTGAGCGTGGAGCATCTTTTTCTGGCCTTGCTGCGCGATCCGGACAGCGTGGTGGCCAAAGTGCTGGGTGCGCGCAATGTCGCTCTAATGGTTGCGAAAAACGCCGTGCTGAGCCTGCTGGGGCCGGAGGTTAAAACCAGCGGCACGGAATACAAAAAACCCGTGGACACTCCGCTGCTCAATGAGTTTGCGCGCGACCTGACCAATCTAGCCCTGAATAACAAACTCGATCCGGTGGTCGGCCGTGAGCGCGAGATCGAGCGCATCGTGCAGATCTTGAGCCGCCGCACTAAAAATAATCCAGTCTTGACCGGCGATGCCGGCGTGGGCAAAACCGCGATCGTCGAAGGGCTGGCGCAGCGCATTCTGCAGAAAGAAGTGCCCAAAAATTTGCTCGGCAAGCGCGTGGTGACTTTGGATCTGGGTTTGATCGTTGCCGGCACAAAATACCGCGGTGAATTTGAAGACCGCATGAAAAAATTACTGGCCGAGGTCAAAAAAGCCGGCAATGTGATCATGTTCGTTGATGAACTGCACACGATGGTCGGCACTGGTTCCACCGAGGGTTCGCTTGATGTGGCCAACATGTTCAAGCCGGCGATGGCGCGCGGTGAAGTGCAGATCATTGGCGCGACGACGCTCGATGAGTACCGCAAGTATATAGAAGACGATTCCGCGCTGGAGCGGCGTTTTCAGTCCGTGTTGGTCGATCCGCCGAGCAGCGAGGAGACTTTGAAAATTTTGCAGGGCATTATCGGCCGTTACGAGGAATACCACGAAGTAAAATTTTCGCTGGAATCGCTGGAAGCAGCGGTGAGCCTTTCGGTGCGCTACATCACCGACCGGCAGCTGCCTGACAAAGCGATCGATCTGATCGACGAGGCGGCGGCGCGCGTGATACTCAAAGGCAAAAAAACCGTGGTCAGCGCCGAAGATATTGCCGAGATCGTGGCGCTCTGGAAAGGTATTCCGGTCACGCAGGTCTCCAAAAACGAGGCGGAGCGTCTGCTGACTATGGAAGCGGAATTAAAAAAACGCATCATCGGTCAGGACGAGGCGATTGCCGCACTGGTCAAGGCGATCAAGCGCGGCAAGGCCGGCCTCAAGGACCCCAAGCGGCCGATCGGCTCATTTATTTTTTTAGGCGCGTCCGGTGTGGGCAAGACCGAGCTGGCCAAAGCGCTGGCGGAATTCATGTTCGGCCAGCAGGAAAATATGGTGCGTATCGATATGTCCGAGTACACGGAGAAACACACCGTGTCGCGGCTGGTCGGCGCGCCGCCCGGCTATATCGGCCACGACGAGGGCGGGCAGTTGACCGAGCCGGTGCGCCGCCGTCCGTATTCTGTGGTGCTTTTTGACGAGATCGAAAAAGCCGCGACAGAAGTGCACAATATTCTCCTGCAGATCATGGATGACGGAATTTTGACGGACAGCAACGGTCGCAAGGTGGATTTCAAAAACACCATTGTGATCATGACTTCCAATGTCGGCACGCAGGCGCTGAAAAAAGATACAACTTTCGGCTTCATCGCCGGCGATGACCGCAGCAAGAGAAGCTATGAAAAGATCAAAGAGACGGTGCTGGGCGAATTGAAAAACGCTTTCCCGCCGGAGTTTTTAAACCGCCTTGACGACACGATAGTCTTCCGTATGCTGGATAAAGACGATCTGCAAAAGATCGTCCGGATCATGCTGGCGGATTTAAATAAGCGTTTGACCAATCACAATCTGACGCTGGAGATTTCCGACGCGGCGGCGGACTTTTTAGTGGAAAAAGGCTTTGTGGAAAATCAGGGCGCGCGGCCGCTACGGCGCATTATTCAGGATCAGGTGGAAAACGCGCTGGCCGATAAACTGCTGTCCCGCGAAATCGCCGAGAATAGCAATGTCAGCATTGACGCGCAAGATAAGGTCTTGATCTTTACGGCCGGAAAAAAAGTATCCCGTCCCCGCCGCAAAAAACTGGCGCCGGCGTGA